One Candidatus Methylomirabilota bacterium DNA segment encodes these proteins:
- the ilvA gene encoding threonine ammonia-lyase, with amino-acid sequence MLTLADIDTARARIRDAIYYSPCPASQTLGELTGTRCHVKLENLQMTGSFKERGALTKLLALGPDERARGVITASAGNHGLAVAFHAQRLGIAATIVMPEWAPLIKVTRCRHHGATVVLSGQDYDEAYAEARRREAATGAVFVHPFDDPAVIAGQGTLGLELVEQVPDLDAVVLPVGGGGLIAGVGLAVKARAPHVEVIGVQAAALPAMRRALEAGGPTDLASAPTIADGIAVRRVGALGYELARRYVDEVVVVDEAEIANAILLLLEIEKTVVEGAAATTLAAVLNKKVALAGKRVVLVLSGGNIDVNILARVIEKGLVKDGRLVRLAVLLADRPGALARLCAVVAGQRANILEIGHNRAFTAARIGESEVVLTLETWGPEQIEAVVGALRAANYQVDEVTANRRKSV; translated from the coding sequence GTGCTGACACTCGCGGACATCGACACCGCCCGCGCCCGGATCCGGGATGCGATCTACTATTCGCCCTGCCCGGCGTCGCAGACGCTCGGCGAGCTGACCGGGACGCGCTGCCACGTCAAGCTCGAGAATCTCCAGATGACCGGCTCCTTCAAGGAGCGCGGCGCGCTGACCAAGCTCCTGGCGCTCGGGCCCGACGAGCGTGCCCGCGGGGTCATCACCGCGAGCGCCGGCAACCACGGGCTTGCCGTCGCCTTCCACGCCCAGCGCCTCGGCATCGCGGCCACCATCGTGATGCCCGAGTGGGCGCCGCTCATCAAGGTGACCCGGTGTCGCCACCACGGGGCGACGGTCGTCCTCTCCGGCCAGGACTACGACGAGGCGTACGCCGAGGCCCGGCGGCGCGAGGCCGCCACCGGTGCGGTGTTCGTCCATCCGTTCGACGATCCCGCCGTCATCGCCGGCCAGGGAACGCTCGGCCTCGAGCTCGTCGAGCAGGTGCCGGACCTCGACGCCGTGGTGCTCCCCGTCGGCGGGGGCGGGTTGATCGCCGGGGTCGGGCTGGCCGTCAAGGCCCGCGCCCCCCACGTCGAGGTCATCGGGGTGCAGGCGGCGGCGCTGCCGGCCATGCGGCGGGCGCTCGAGGCCGGCGGCCCCACCGACCTGGCCTCGGCCCCGACGATCGCCGACGGCATCGCGGTGCGCCGCGTGGGCGCCCTCGGCTACGAGCTGGCGCGACGGTATGTCGACGAGGTGGTCGTGGTGGACGAGGCGGAGATCGCCAACGCCATCCTCCTCCTCCTCGAGATCGAGAAGACGGTCGTCGAGGGGGCGGCGGCCACCACGCTGGCGGCGGTCCTCAACAAGAAGGTCGCGCTCGCCGGCAAGCGCGTCGTCCTCGTCCTCTCGGGCGGCAACATCGACGTCAACATCCTCGCCCGCGTGATCGAGAAGGGCCTCGTGAAGGATGGCCGGCTGGTGCGGCTGGCGGTGCTCCTCGCCGACCGACCCGGCGCCCTCGCGCGGCTCTGCGCCGTGGTCGCGGGCCAGCGCGCCAACATCCTCGAGATCGGCCACAACCGGGCTTTCACCGCCGCGCGCATCGGGGAGTCCGAAGTCGTCCTGACCCTCGAGACCTGGGGCCCTGAGCAGATCGAGGCCGTCGTCGGGGCGCTCCGGGCCGCCAATTACCAGGTCGACGAGGTGACCGCCAACCGGCGGAAGTCGGTCTAG
- a CDS encoding PA2779 family protein, whose amino-acid sequence MAQRTSRGLVAALLALVIGALPPAPEATAAPLPPGLSGGTTREADLARLVRVFETRVAMARLGALGLTPEAAYARLARLDDAELHRLAQALPEVGLGGEDERPLEEKLGIILLYVVAVLIFAGLLYFALSGGGF is encoded by the coding sequence ATGGCCCAGCGGACCTCTCGCGGCCTGGTGGCGGCTCTCCTCGCGCTGGTCATCGGGGCCCTGCCGCCGGCGCCCGAGGCCACGGCGGCGCCGCTCCCGCCGGGGCTCTCCGGCGGCACCACGCGGGAGGCCGACCTCGCCCGCCTGGTGCGCGTCTTCGAGACGCGGGTGGCGATGGCCCGTCTCGGCGCCCTCGGCCTCACGCCGGAGGCGGCCTACGCGCGCCTGGCCCGGCTCGACGACGCCGAGCTCCACCGGCTGGCCCAAGCCCTGCCCGAGGTGGGACTCGGCGGGGAGGATGAGCGACCGCTCGAGGAAAAGCTGGGCATCATCCTGCTCTACGTGGTGGCGGTGCTGATCTTCGCCGGCCTCCTCTACTTCGCCCTGTCGGGCGGCGGGTTCTGA
- a CDS encoding polyamine ABC transporter substrate-binding protein → MRTLRILTGIGVMAAILALAVAGARPGGAQSREIVFSGYGGDYGELMKKLVVEPFEKRFNARVVYDATGSSAQKLAKLRATRDTYTFDVTVLTGYDLLAAGREGLMETIGPEKIPNLTKLYDFAQKEGQGWGPVTSVDPLILLYNRERVRPAPDSWTVMWDPRYRGKVAVSHVSEGKGLFLLLIAAYIGGGDEKRIDPGFARIRELVPNVGAWLTLSPQYVPYLQREDVWLTPYWNGRAQLMIDQGLPLGAVIPKEGTLAITNTFGVPKSARNKTLAYEFVNFYLAAPQQEAWARKIYYTPTNREVTLPAEYAGRVAVGAEAIGRLRFPDEDHLAKARGAWVERWNKEIYDALKYQK, encoded by the coding sequence ATGCGGACCCTGCGGATCCTGACGGGTATCGGGGTGATGGCGGCCATCCTGGCGCTGGCCGTGGCCGGCGCCCGGCCGGGCGGCGCCCAGTCGCGGGAGATCGTCTTCTCGGGCTACGGGGGAGACTATGGCGAGCTGATGAAGAAGCTCGTCGTCGAGCCCTTCGAGAAGCGCTTCAACGCCAGGGTCGTCTATGACGCCACCGGCAGCTCGGCCCAGAAGCTGGCCAAGCTGCGGGCGACGCGGGACACCTACACCTTCGACGTCACCGTGCTTACCGGATACGACCTGCTGGCGGCGGGGCGCGAGGGGCTCATGGAGACCATCGGGCCCGAGAAGATCCCGAACCTGACGAAGCTGTACGACTTCGCGCAGAAGGAGGGCCAGGGCTGGGGGCCGGTCACGTCCGTGGACCCGCTCATCCTGCTCTACAACCGGGAGCGCGTCAGGCCGGCCCCCGACTCGTGGACGGTCATGTGGGACCCCAGGTACCGGGGGAAGGTCGCGGTCTCCCACGTGTCCGAGGGGAAGGGACTCTTTCTCCTGCTCATCGCGGCCTACATCGGCGGGGGCGATGAGAAGCGCATCGATCCCGGCTTTGCCAGGATCCGGGAGCTGGTGCCGAACGTCGGGGCCTGGCTGACCCTCTCGCCCCAGTACGTCCCGTATCTCCAGCGCGAGGACGTCTGGCTCACGCCCTACTGGAACGGGCGCGCCCAGTTGATGATCGACCAGGGCCTCCCGCTCGGCGCCGTCATTCCGAAAGAAGGCACCCTGGCGATCACCAACACCTTCGGGGTGCCGAAGAGCGCGCGCAACAAGACCCTGGCCTACGAGTTCGTCAACTTCTACCTCGCCGCGCCCCAGCAGGAGGCCTGGGCCCGGAAGATCTACTACACGCCGACCAACCGCGAGGTCACGCTGCCCGCCGAGTACGCGGGCCGTGTCGCCGTGGGCGCCGAGGCGATCGGCCGACTCCGCTTCCCCGACGAGGACCATCTGGCCAAGGCCCGCGGCGCCTGGGTCGAGCGCTGGAACAAGGAGATCTACGACGCCCTGAAGTACCAGAAGTAG